A single region of the Terriglobales bacterium genome encodes:
- the cyoE gene encoding heme o synthase, which produces MSSMTYPRPVQRAGVLAQLQDYAELFKARVTSLIVMTAWCGFYFGALKSGTSSLSWGLLHALAGIGLVAGGTAAFNEVLEHEEDGLMRRTERRPLPAKRMSLRHATVASFLATCGGVLYLALACNALTGLLALATSAAYLGLYTPLKKVSPLCTFVGAFPGAMPGVLGWTAARGRLEWEALVVFAIVFFWQFPHFHSIAWLYREDYERARIRMLPVVHADGRSTVRAILFYSVGLIPVSLAPAFLHMTGRIYFMAALLLGMGFLWTGVRLARTRLAATAPRSKALARHVLIASVFYLPILFAVMMLNSAM; this is translated from the coding sequence ATGAGCAGCATGACCTATCCCCGCCCCGTGCAGCGCGCCGGCGTCCTCGCCCAGCTGCAGGACTATGCGGAATTGTTCAAAGCGCGGGTCACATCGCTGATCGTGATGACCGCGTGGTGCGGCTTCTATTTCGGCGCCCTGAAATCCGGAACTTCCTCCCTGTCGTGGGGACTGCTGCACGCGCTCGCCGGGATCGGGCTCGTGGCCGGGGGCACGGCTGCGTTCAATGAAGTCCTGGAACACGAGGAAGACGGCCTGATGCGGCGCACCGAGCGGCGGCCGCTGCCGGCGAAGCGCATGAGCCTGCGTCACGCCACCGTGGCATCGTTCCTGGCGACTTGCGGTGGGGTGCTGTACCTGGCCCTGGCTTGCAACGCCCTGACCGGACTGCTGGCGCTGGCCACTTCTGCCGCGTATCTCGGGCTGTACACTCCGTTGAAGAAGGTCTCGCCGCTGTGCACCTTCGTGGGGGCCTTCCCGGGCGCCATGCCTGGCGTGCTGGGCTGGACCGCCGCCCGCGGACGCCTGGAGTGGGAGGCGCTGGTAGTGTTCGCTATCGTCTTCTTCTGGCAGTTCCCCCACTTCCATTCCATCGCCTGGCTGTACCGGGAAGATTACGAGCGGGCGCGGATCCGCATGCTGCCGGTGGTACATGCGGACGGCCGCTCCACCGTGCGGGCTATCCTGTTCTACTCGGTGGGCCTGATCCCGGTGAGCCTGGCGCCGGCGTTCCTGCACATGACCGGGCGAATCTACTTCATGGCGGCGCTGCTGCTGGGCATGGGATTCCTCTGGACCGGGGTGCGGCTGGCGCGCACCCGGCTGGCCGCTACCGCGCCGCGCTCCAAGGCCCTGGCGCGGCATGTGCTGATCGCCAGCGTCTTCTACCTGCCGATCCTGTTCGCCG